The Desulfatirhabdium butyrativorans DSM 18734 region TCATCTCCGGGGTCGGCGCCCGAATTGAAAAAGGCATCCATTGGGGATAAGGAAGCAATCATGAAACCAGTTGTCGCCATCGTGGGATGCGGCAGAACCGGATCGGCGCTCGGCGTGATGCTGGCGCAAAAAGGCTATCCTTTTTCGGGACTGGCCAGCCGCAGCCTCGATTCCGCCAGGCGTCTCGCCGCCCGCTGCGGCATTGGCCGCTATTCGGATCGGGCATCGAGCATCACCCGGGAATCGGACATCATTCTGCTGACCACGCCAGACGATGCCATCCAGCAAGCCTGCGAAAGGCTCGTCCAGGAAAACGGCATTTCACCCGGCGCCGCCGTGCTGCACTGCTCCGGCGCCCATCCATCCACCATCCTCGCCTCGGCCAGAACCATCGGCGCTGCCATCGGCTCCATGCACCCGCTGCAGAGCTTCGCCTCTACCGACGTCATCGGCAATCCGTTTCTGGGCATTCAGATGGCCATCGAGGGAGACGATGCGGCATGCCGGAAGGCAAGGGAGATCGCCATCGATCTGGAAGCCCATCCGATTTCCATTGGAACCGAAACCAAGCCGCTCTATCATGCGGCGGCCGTGGTCGCCTCCAACTTCCTGGTTGTCCTGATGGATATGGCCCTTCGGCTGAACGCCGCATCAGGCATCCCCTATGGGGATGGCTTCGCCGTGCTCAAACCGTTGATCACGGGCACCATCCACAATATCGAGCGGATCGGCCCGCAGGCTGCACTGACCGGACCGGTTGTCCGATCAGATTTCCAGACGGTGAAAACCCATCTTCAGGCAATACAAGCCCATGCCCCGGAATGGCTCCTCCTGTATCGGAGTCTGATTCAAAGCACCGCTGAGCTTGCCTACAAAGCAGGAAGAATCACCCAAGAAACAAGGGACCGGTTTCTGGCATTCTAAAAAGGGCTTTTGTGCTTCCTTTGAACCGAATCGTTTAGTCAATTGCTTTCTGAAAGATTTTTTCTGCCACGCATGGGGCTTCGTCCAACCCTTACTTCCGGTCCAAAAAGGAGCCAATTTTTCCGGTTTTAAGGGAGCCATTTGGGGCTGAGGGCTGATTTTGAGCAACGGTATGCGTCGTTGCCGATAAAATTGGCAAATAAGGTTGATTGGCAACGGGTGGCAAAAAGGCTACCGGTTGTCGGGTGTATAATGTGGTTTATCGTGGATCATTTGTCTTTTTGTCGATAGCTTTTTCCCTCCAGGATGAGAACCACTGAACGGATACTGTTCTGATGTTCGACCAGTTTTTCAAGATACACTTTGATCGGATCCCCTAAACTCATGATAAGGGCCACTTCATCCGATACCGAATGGGAGTTTCTGTGTCTGATGGCCTCGATGCGATGTGCTTCGATCTCGATTCTGCGGTGTTTTTCCCAGCAGCGCTGGTGTCGGGCTACCCGGTTTTCGTTGTAGAAGAGCTAAACGGTGCGGTTATCCGCCTTGAGGATGATGTGTTTTCCGACAAGCCAGGGCGGAACCGTTAGGAAACGTCCGTTTTAGCGCATGTGGCGTTTTCAATTCGAATTTCGGGATGTTCCTCCAGAAAACGATACAGCGTTGCCCTTCCGACCCCAAGTGCCCGTGCCGCCTTCACTTTGTTCCATCGGGTCGAAATCAGGGCCTGGATGGTCGCTTCGACGGCCAGTTTCCGGTTTTTTTCTCCAATCGGTATGTCGTTGACGGACGTTTTCCGATGAAGTTCAATGGGGAGGGAGTTGGCCGTTATTTTACCGTTCTTGCTCTGTACAAAGGCAAACTGGATGGCGTTCTGCAATTCGCGTACATTGCCGGGCCAGTGGTAATTGGTCATCATGGCCATGGCTTCAGAGGAAACGACAGGCATGGGCTGGTTGTAGCGCTTGACGGCCTGCATCAGGAAATGGTGAACCAGAAGGGGAATATCCCCCTTGCGCTGCCTGAGCGGTGGCAGATGAATGGGGATGACATTCAGCCGGTAATACAAATCCTCCCGGAACCGGTTTTGCCGAACTTCCTCCTTCAAGTCCTTGTTCGTTGCGCTCATGATGCGCACATCCACCGATACGGTTTTTTCACCGCCGACCCTGTCGAATTCGCCTTCCTGAAGAAACCGCAATAATTTTACCTGCACCGGCTTGCTCAGGTCCGCGACTTCGTCCAGGAAGATCGTTCCGCCGTCGGCCAGTTCGAAACGGCCTTTCTTGTCCCGCAGAGCACCCGTGAAAGAACCTTTTACGTGTCCGAAAAGCTCCGATTCAATCAACCCTTCCGGAAGGGCTCCGCAATTGATTGGGACAAAAGGACCTGCTCTCCGGTGGCTTTCGGCGTGGACGGCTGCCGCGATCAATTCTTTTCCTGTTCCGGTTTCCCCGGAAATATGGATGGGATAATCGTAGCGGGCAACGTTTCGAACCTGCTGAAAGATGGCCAGCATTGCCGGGTCGGTCCCGATGATCTCACAGAACCCCAGGGCCTTTTCGGCTTTCGTCGTCAGATTGACATGGGTGGTGACATCGGTGAAGGAGGCGAGAATTCCTGCAAGGTTGCCGTTTTCATCATGGATGCCGGTAATGACCATGTCGATGCAGCGGAATTCACCCTGCTTGGTTTTAATGTACTGGGTCTCGGTGAGTTCTTTCTCGAGCAGTGGCCTTTCGCCGCAGAAATGGCAGCGGTTGCCACAGAAAGGACCGCCCATGGCAACATGGCAGTCAATTCCGATAACTTCATCCTTGCGGTATCCGGTGATGGCTTCCGCTGCCTTAT contains the following coding sequences:
- a CDS encoding Rossmann-like and DUF2520 domain-containing protein → MKPVVAIVGCGRTGSALGVMLAQKGYPFSGLASRSLDSARRLAARCGIGRYSDRASSITRESDIILLTTPDDAIQQACERLVQENGISPGAAVLHCSGAHPSTILASARTIGAAIGSMHPLQSFASTDVIGNPFLGIQMAIEGDDAACRKAREIAIDLEAHPISIGTETKPLYHAAAVVASNFLVVLMDMALRLNAASGIPYGDGFAVLKPLITGTIHNIERIGPQAALTGPVVRSDFQTVKTHLQAIQAHAPEWLLLYRSLIQSTAELAYKAGRITQETRDRFLAF
- a CDS encoding sigma-54 interaction domain-containing protein, with the translated sequence MKAEELIAYNANLERILDNLKEGIIAHDLNRRIFFFNKAAEAITGYRKDEVIGIDCHVAMGGPFCGNRCHFCGERPLLEKELTETQYIKTKQGEFRCIDMVITGIHDENGNLAGILASFTDVTTHVNLTTKAEKALGFCEIIGTDPAMLAIFQQVRNVARYDYPIHISGETGTGKELIAAAVHAESHRRAGPFVPINCGALPEGLIESELFGHVKGSFTGALRDKKGRFELADGGTIFLDEVADLSKPVQVKLLRFLQEGEFDRVGGEKTVSVDVRIMSATNKDLKEEVRQNRFREDLYYRLNVIPIHLPPLRQRKGDIPLLVHHFLMQAVKRYNQPMPVVSSEAMAMMTNYHWPGNVRELQNAIQFAFVQSKNGKITANSLPIELHRKTSVNDIPIGEKNRKLAVEATIQALISTRWNKVKAARALGVGRATLYRFLEEHPEIRIENATCAKTDVS